The following are encoded in a window of Clarias gariepinus isolate MV-2021 ecotype Netherlands chromosome 8, CGAR_prim_01v2, whole genome shotgun sequence genomic DNA:
- the borcs7 gene encoding BLOC-1-related complex subunit 7, giving the protein MASSEPQPRFGQSVKGLLSDKVGCCSGDVIALTRQILKGSRSQELLGQAARNMVIQEDAILHSEDSLRKMSIITTHLQYQQEAIQKNVEHSRILQEQLIHLLK; this is encoded by the exons ATGGCTTCCTCAGAGCCGCAGCCTCGGTTCGGTCAGTCTGTTAAAGGTTTGTTGTCTGATAAAGTCGGCTGTTGTAGTGGAGATGTGATCGCTCTTACACGCCAGATATTAAAGGGATCCCGTAGCCAAGAG CTGCTCGGTCAGGCAGCAAGAAATATGGTGATCCAGGAAGACGCCATTCTGCACTCTGAGGAT AGTCTAAGGAAAATGTCTATAATAACTACTCATTTGCAGTATCA GCAAGAAGCCATCCAAAAGAA TGTGGAGCACTCACGAATCCTTCAGGAACAGCTTATACACTTGTTAAAATAA
- the cnnm2a gene encoding metal transporter CNNM2a isoform X2 — protein MAALSPVGSLTVLFLFVTGALISRSDGRDAAEETVIIGLRLEDTDDVSFMDRGFLRVSERSRVKLRVYGQNINNETWSKIAFTEQEQSSGVSGVADAPAGYSQAFQPCGIRSSDIIILPNVDVSRSTSGVIEIEVKPLRKTEKSKVYYMCVAAPTPAAGGANDAWSEHTWIYHEGQDTKMLVVEEKKFLLPFWLQVIFIAMLLCLSGMFSGLNLGLMALDPMELRIVQNCGTEKEKKYANKIEPVRSQGNYLLCSLLLGNVLVNTTLTILLDDIAGSGLIAVVVSTIGIVIFGEIVPQAICSRHGLAVGANTLVLTKFFMILTFPASYPVSKLLDHVLGQEIGTVYNREKLLEMLRVTDPYNDLVKEELNIIQGALELRTKTVEDVMTPLRDCFMIAADAVLDFNTMSEIMESGYTRIPVFEGDRCNIVDLLFVKDLAFVDPDDCTPLKTITKFYSHPLHFVFNDTKLDAMLEEFKKGKSHLAIVQRVNNEGEGDPFYEVLGIVTLEDVIEEIIKSEILDETDLYTDNKTKKKVTHRERKQDFSAFKPTDNELGVKISPQLLLAALRFLATVEPFGSAQMSEKILLRLLKHPNVIQELKYDDKNKKMSEHYLFQRNKPVDYFILILQGKVEVEAGKEGMKFKAGPFSYYGMMSLTSSPVPLSLSRTFVVSRAESLAGSPENKSPPRPFGLNHSDSVNRNERMEALTPTLGSSNNQLNAFLQIYAPDYSVRAASDLLYIKVSRQQYQNAVMASRMDKTPQSSDSEFTKIELTLTEHQDGQGVESASLLIQQQNSTNTHKPNHITHTDGTI, from the exons ATGGCGGCGCTCAGCCCGGTTGGATCGCTGACTGTTCTCTTTTTATTTGTCACCGGCGCTCTGATAAGCCGCTCGGACGGCAGAGACGCGGCGGAGGAGACCGTCATCATCGGCCTGCGTCTCGAAGACACCGACGACGTGTCATTCATGGACCGAGGCTTCCTGCGCGTTAGCGAGAGATCGCGCGTGAAGTTGCGGGTCTACGGGCAGAACATTAACAACGAGACGTGGTCCAAGATCGCGTTCACGGAGCAGGAGCAGAGCAGCGGCGTGTCCGGGGTCGCAGACGCTCCAGCCGGGTACAGCCAAGCCTTCCAGCCTTGTGGCATCCGATCGTCCGATATCATCATTCTCCCCAACGTGGATGTGAGCCGATCCACGTCCGGCGTCATCGAGATAGAAGTGAAACCCCTGCGCAAAACCGAGAAGAGCAAAGTATACTACATGTGCGTTGCCGCACCAACACCTGCTGCCGGCGGTGCGAACGACGCGTGGTCTGAACACACCTGGATCTACCACGAGGGGCAGGATACCAAAATGCTCGTCGTGGAGGAGAAGAAGTTCCTGCTGCCTTTTTGGCTGCAGGTAATATTTATTGCAATGCTGTTGTGCTTGTCCGGCATGTTCAGTGGACTGAATTTGGGTCTCATGGCCCTCGACCCCATGGAGCTCAGGATAGTCCAGAACTGTGGcacagagaaggaaaaaaaatacgcAAACAAGATTGAACCGGTGAGGAGTCAAGGAAACTATCTGCTTTGCTCACTGCTATTGGGGAACGTACTCGTGAACACCACCTTGACCATTTTGCTGGATGATATCGCAGGCTCTGGTCTGATCGCTGTGGTTGTATCAACCATCGGTATTGTGATATTTGGAGAAATTGTGCCACAAGCAATATGCTCGAGGCACGGGCTTGCTGTTGGTGCAAACACCCTGGTTTTAACCAAGTTCTTTATGATCCTCACTTTCCCTGCATCGTATCCTGTCAGTAAACTTTTAGACCATGTGCTGGGACAGGAGATTGGCACGGTGTACAACCGAGAGAAGCTCCTTGAGATGCTCAGGGTTACTGACCCATACAATGATTTGGTCAAGGAGGAGCTAAACATCATTCAGGGTGCTCTGGAGCTCAGGACTAAGACTGTGGAGGATGTTATGACTCCTCTGCGTGACTGCTTTATGATTGCAGCTGATGCGGTCCTTGACTTTAACACCATGTCGGAGATCATGGAGAGCGGCTACACGCGCATCCCTGTGTTTGAAGGGGACAGGTGCAACATTGTAGATCTCCTCTTTGTCAAAGACCTGGCCTTTGTAGACCCAGATGACTGCACTCCACTGAAAACTATCACAAAATTCTACAGCCACCCCCTGCACTTTGTCTTTAATGACACCAAGCTGGATGCAATGCTAGAAGAGTTCAAGAAAG GGAAATCTCACCTGGCCATTGTGCAGAGAGTCAACAATGAAGGAGAAGGAGACCCTTTTTACGAGGTTTTGGGTATTGTTACACTAGAAGACGTCATCGAGGAGATCATTAAGTCTGAGATTTTAGATGAAACCGATCTTTACA CTGACaacaagacaaaaaagaagGTAACTCATCGGGAAAGGAAGCAGGATTTCTCAGCGTTTAAACCGACAGACAACGAACTTGGGGTCAAAATATCACCACAGCTTCTACTGGCTGCCCTGCGTTTCCTAgcaactg TAGAGCCGTTCGGCTCAGCCCAAATGTCAGAGAAAATCCTCCTGCGTTTGCTCAAGCATCCCAACGTGATCCAGGAGCTCAAGTACGAtgacaaaaacaagaaaatgtcAGAGCACTATCTATTTCAGAGAAACAAGCCTGTTGATTACTTCATCCTCATCCTGCAG GGAAAGGTAGAGGTTGAGGCTGGCAAAGAGGGAATGAAGTTTAAAGCTGGACCCTTTTCCTACTATGGAATGATGTCCTTAACATCATCACCAG TTCCACTTTCCTTGTCGCGAACCTTCGTAGTGAGCAGAGCAGAATCTCTTGCAGGATCTCCAG AGAATAAGTCACCTCCTCGACCTTTTGGACTGAACCACTCAGACTCAGTGAACCGGAACGAGCGCATGGAAGCCCTCACTCCCACTCTGGGCAGCAGCAACAACCAGCTCAACGCCTTCTTACAGATCTACGCACCGGACTACTCCGTTCGCGCGGCCTCTGACTTGCTCTACATTAAG GTGTCCCGGCAGCAGTATCAGAACGCTGTCATGGCGTCCCGCATGGACAAGACCCCTCAGTCTTCAGACAGTGAGTTCACCAAGATAGAGCTGACTCTGACTGAACACCAGGACGGACAAGGAGTCGAATCGGCCTCGCTGCTCATTCAACAGCAGAACtcaactaacacacacaaacccaaccacataacacacactgatGGAACGATCTAA
- the LOC128529254 gene encoding steroid 17-alpha-hydroxylase/17,20 lyase gives MAWFICLCVFSAVIVAVFYLRKIHGFLGDDRAPPHLPSLPVIGSLLSLRSDSPPHIFFQQLQKKYGDIYSLMMGSHKVIIINSLHHAKEVLLKKGKIFAGRPRTVTTDILTRDGKDIAFADYSATWKFHRKIVHGALCMFGEGIASIEKIICQEASSMCENLTNLQSSAVDLGPELTRAVTNVVCTLCFSSSYKRGDPEFEAMLQYSQGIVDTVAKDSLVDIFPWLQLFPNEDLKMLRSCVSIRDKLLQKKYDEHKADFSENIQRDLLDALLRAKYSSENNNTSTQDVGLTDDHLLMTVGDIFGAGVETTTTVLKWTVLYLLHNPQVQRKIQEELDAKIGRDRHPEVSDRGNLPYLEATIKEVLRIRPVSPLLIPHVALSDASIGEYFVQKGTRVIVNLWSLHHDGKEWKNPELFNPERFLDEEKKSLCYPSPSYLPFGAGVRVCLGEALAKLELFLFLSWILQRFTLEVPAGQPLPELQGKFGVVLQPQKYKVIARLRTGWEKKVQSQESKSG, from the exons ATGGcatggtttatttgtttgtgtgtattttctgCAGTTATTGTTGCAGTCTTTTATCTGAGGAAAATCCATGGCTTTCTGGGAGATGATAGAGCTCCTCCACACCTTCCTTCTCTCCCAGTTATCGGGAGTCTTCTAAGCCTGAGGAGCGACAGTCCACCCCACATTTTCTTTCAGCAGCTGCAGAAGAAATATGGAGACATTTATTCTCTTATGATGGGCTCTCATAaagttatcatcatcaacaGTCTTCACCATGCAAAGGAGGTCCTgctaaaaaaagggaaaatatttGCAGGAAGACCACGCACT GTTACTACAGACATTTTAACACGGGATGGGAAAGACATTGCATTTGCTGACTATAGTGCCACATGGAAGTTTCATAGAAAAATTGTCCATGGAGCTCTGTGCATGTTTGGAGAGGGAATTGCATCCATTGAGAAAATAA TTTGCCAAGAGGCGAGCTCTATGTGTGAAAACCTGACTAACCTACAGAGCTCTGCAGTAGATTTGGGCCCAGAGCTGACCCGTGCTGTCACAAATGTAGTATGTACCCTCTGTTTTAGCTCCTCATATAAACGTGGAGATCCTGAATTTGAAGCTATGCTCCAGTATAGCCAGGGGATTGTGGACACAGTTGCCAAGGATAGTTTGGTGGACATCTTTCCATGGCTCCAG CTCTTTCCAAATGAAGATCTAAAAATGCTTAGGAGTTGTGTTTCCATTAGAGACAAGCTCCTTCAAAAGAAATATGATGAACACAAG GCAGACTTTAGTGAAAACATCCAGCGAGACCTGCTGGATGCTTTACTCCGTGCCAAATACAGCTCAGAGAATAACAACACAAGCACTCAGGATGTTGGTCTTACTGATGATCATCTACTCATGACTGTAGGGGATATTTTTGGTGCTGGAGTGGAGACTACAACCACTGTGTTAAAGTGGACAGTTCTTTACTTACTACATAATCCACAG GTTCAGAGAAAGATTCAGGAAGAGTTAGACGCTAAGATTGGGAGGGACAGGCACCCCGAGGTTAGTGACAGAGGAAATCTGCCGTACCTGGAGGCCACCATCAAGGAAGTGCTTCGAATCCGGCCAGTCTCACCACTTCTCATCCCTCACGTAGCTCTCTCAGATGCTAG TATAGGAGAGTATTTTGTACAAAAAGGGACGAGAGTCATCGTCAATCTGTGGTCTTTGCACCATGATGGAAAAGAGTGGAAAAACCCAGAACTGTTCAACCCGG AACGCTTccttgatgaagaaaaaaaaagcctgtgcTACCCATCACCCAGTTATCTCCCATTTGGTGCtggagtgcgtgtgtgtcttGGTGAGGCCCTGGCCAAGTTGGAGCTCTTCCTTTTCCTATCATGGATCCTGCAGAGATTCACTCTGGAAGTGCCTGCTGGCCAGCCTCTGCCCGAGCTGCAGGGCAAATTTGGGGTTGTTCTTCAACCCCAGAAATATAAAGTCATTGCCAGGCTCAGGACAGGCTGGGAAAAGAAGGTACAGAGCCAAGAGTCTAAGTCAGGCTAA
- the cnnm2a gene encoding metal transporter CNNM2a isoform X1: MAALSPVGSLTVLFLFVTGALISRSDGRDAAEETVIIGLRLEDTDDVSFMDRGFLRVSERSRVKLRVYGQNINNETWSKIAFTEQEQSSGVSGVADAPAGYSQAFQPCGIRSSDIIILPNVDVSRSTSGVIEIEVKPLRKTEKSKVYYMCVAAPTPAAGGANDAWSEHTWIYHEGQDTKMLVVEEKKFLLPFWLQVIFIAMLLCLSGMFSGLNLGLMALDPMELRIVQNCGTEKEKKYANKIEPVRSQGNYLLCSLLLGNVLVNTTLTILLDDIAGSGLIAVVVSTIGIVIFGEIVPQAICSRHGLAVGANTLVLTKFFMILTFPASYPVSKLLDHVLGQEIGTVYNREKLLEMLRVTDPYNDLVKEELNIIQGALELRTKTVEDVMTPLRDCFMIAADAVLDFNTMSEIMESGYTRIPVFEGDRCNIVDLLFVKDLAFVDPDDCTPLKTITKFYSHPLHFVFNDTKLDAMLEEFKKGKSHLAIVQRVNNEGEGDPFYEVLGIVTLEDVIEEIIKSEILDETDLYTDNKTKKKVTHRERKQDFSAFKPTDNELGVKISPQLLLAALRFLATEVEPFGSAQMSEKILLRLLKHPNVIQELKYDDKNKKMSEHYLFQRNKPVDYFILILQGKVEVEAGKEGMKFKAGPFSYYGMMSLTSSPVPLSLSRTFVVSRAESLAGSPENKSPPRPFGLNHSDSVNRNERMEALTPTLGSSNNQLNAFLQIYAPDYSVRAASDLLYIKVSRQQYQNAVMASRMDKTPQSSDSEFTKIELTLTEHQDGQGVESASLLIQQQNSTNTHKPNHITHTDGTI; encoded by the exons ATGGCGGCGCTCAGCCCGGTTGGATCGCTGACTGTTCTCTTTTTATTTGTCACCGGCGCTCTGATAAGCCGCTCGGACGGCAGAGACGCGGCGGAGGAGACCGTCATCATCGGCCTGCGTCTCGAAGACACCGACGACGTGTCATTCATGGACCGAGGCTTCCTGCGCGTTAGCGAGAGATCGCGCGTGAAGTTGCGGGTCTACGGGCAGAACATTAACAACGAGACGTGGTCCAAGATCGCGTTCACGGAGCAGGAGCAGAGCAGCGGCGTGTCCGGGGTCGCAGACGCTCCAGCCGGGTACAGCCAAGCCTTCCAGCCTTGTGGCATCCGATCGTCCGATATCATCATTCTCCCCAACGTGGATGTGAGCCGATCCACGTCCGGCGTCATCGAGATAGAAGTGAAACCCCTGCGCAAAACCGAGAAGAGCAAAGTATACTACATGTGCGTTGCCGCACCAACACCTGCTGCCGGCGGTGCGAACGACGCGTGGTCTGAACACACCTGGATCTACCACGAGGGGCAGGATACCAAAATGCTCGTCGTGGAGGAGAAGAAGTTCCTGCTGCCTTTTTGGCTGCAGGTAATATTTATTGCAATGCTGTTGTGCTTGTCCGGCATGTTCAGTGGACTGAATTTGGGTCTCATGGCCCTCGACCCCATGGAGCTCAGGATAGTCCAGAACTGTGGcacagagaaggaaaaaaaatacgcAAACAAGATTGAACCGGTGAGGAGTCAAGGAAACTATCTGCTTTGCTCACTGCTATTGGGGAACGTACTCGTGAACACCACCTTGACCATTTTGCTGGATGATATCGCAGGCTCTGGTCTGATCGCTGTGGTTGTATCAACCATCGGTATTGTGATATTTGGAGAAATTGTGCCACAAGCAATATGCTCGAGGCACGGGCTTGCTGTTGGTGCAAACACCCTGGTTTTAACCAAGTTCTTTATGATCCTCACTTTCCCTGCATCGTATCCTGTCAGTAAACTTTTAGACCATGTGCTGGGACAGGAGATTGGCACGGTGTACAACCGAGAGAAGCTCCTTGAGATGCTCAGGGTTACTGACCCATACAATGATTTGGTCAAGGAGGAGCTAAACATCATTCAGGGTGCTCTGGAGCTCAGGACTAAGACTGTGGAGGATGTTATGACTCCTCTGCGTGACTGCTTTATGATTGCAGCTGATGCGGTCCTTGACTTTAACACCATGTCGGAGATCATGGAGAGCGGCTACACGCGCATCCCTGTGTTTGAAGGGGACAGGTGCAACATTGTAGATCTCCTCTTTGTCAAAGACCTGGCCTTTGTAGACCCAGATGACTGCACTCCACTGAAAACTATCACAAAATTCTACAGCCACCCCCTGCACTTTGTCTTTAATGACACCAAGCTGGATGCAATGCTAGAAGAGTTCAAGAAAG GGAAATCTCACCTGGCCATTGTGCAGAGAGTCAACAATGAAGGAGAAGGAGACCCTTTTTACGAGGTTTTGGGTATTGTTACACTAGAAGACGTCATCGAGGAGATCATTAAGTCTGAGATTTTAGATGAAACCGATCTTTACA CTGACaacaagacaaaaaagaagGTAACTCATCGGGAAAGGAAGCAGGATTTCTCAGCGTTTAAACCGACAGACAACGAACTTGGGGTCAAAATATCACCACAGCTTCTACTGGCTGCCCTGCGTTTCCTAgcaactg AAGTAGAGCCGTTCGGCTCAGCCCAAATGTCAGAGAAAATCCTCCTGCGTTTGCTCAAGCATCCCAACGTGATCCAGGAGCTCAAGTACGAtgacaaaaacaagaaaatgtcAGAGCACTATCTATTTCAGAGAAACAAGCCTGTTGATTACTTCATCCTCATCCTGCAG GGAAAGGTAGAGGTTGAGGCTGGCAAAGAGGGAATGAAGTTTAAAGCTGGACCCTTTTCCTACTATGGAATGATGTCCTTAACATCATCACCAG TTCCACTTTCCTTGTCGCGAACCTTCGTAGTGAGCAGAGCAGAATCTCTTGCAGGATCTCCAG AGAATAAGTCACCTCCTCGACCTTTTGGACTGAACCACTCAGACTCAGTGAACCGGAACGAGCGCATGGAAGCCCTCACTCCCACTCTGGGCAGCAGCAACAACCAGCTCAACGCCTTCTTACAGATCTACGCACCGGACTACTCCGTTCGCGCGGCCTCTGACTTGCTCTACATTAAG GTGTCCCGGCAGCAGTATCAGAACGCTGTCATGGCGTCCCGCATGGACAAGACCCCTCAGTCTTCAGACAGTGAGTTCACCAAGATAGAGCTGACTCTGACTGAACACCAGGACGGACAAGGAGTCGAATCGGCCTCGCTGCTCATTCAACAGCAGAACtcaactaacacacacaaacccaaccacataacacacactgatGGAACGATCTAA